The nucleotide sequence CTTCGATCCTTCTGACGAATCCATCATCGACTACCACCACGGGGTCAAGGACCTGAAGGCGAAGAGACTGGTGATGATAGGCCAGCCGGCACGCCGCTATCAGGAAGATCCGGTGCGCATGCTGCGCGCGGTACGCCTGGCGGCCAAGCTGGGTTTCGAGATCGACGACGACACCCGCAAGCCGATTCGCGCCCACGCCCATCTGCTGCGCAAGGAGCCGCCGGCGCGCCTGTTTGACGAAATGCTCAAGCTGCTGATGTCCGGCCATGCCTACGCCTGCCTGAAGAAATTGCGCGACGAAGGCTTGTCGCGCGGTGTCTTCCCGCTGCTGGATGCCGTGATGGGTGAGGACGGCGACGACTTGTTCCTGCAACTGGGGCTGCAAAGCACTGATGCGCGCATTCGTGCCGACAAGCCGGTATCGGTCGGTTTCCTGTTGGCCACCTTGCTGTGGCAACAGGTGAACCAGCACTGGCAGCAGCATATCGCCGCCGGTGAAAAGCCCTTGCCCGCCTTGCAACTGGCCATTTCTGATGTGGAAAACGAGCAGGACAACGATTTTGCCATTCCGCGCCGTTTCAGCGTGACCATGCGTGAAATCTGGACACTGCAGGCCCGTTTCGACAGCCGCAGTGGTGCGCGTCCTTACCGCTTCCTCGAACAGCCGCGTTTCCGAGCCGCCTTCGACTTCATGGCTCTGCGTGCCGAAGCCGGCGAGCTGCCGCTGAGCCTGGTGGAGTGGTGGGAAGCCTTCCAGCGTGGCGATCAGGCCGAGCGTGAAGCGCTGATCAATGACGCCAAGAACAGCGGTGAGGAAGAACCGGCGAAAAAACGCCGTCGCCGTCGTCCATCCGGCCGTCGCCGTACCGATCAGGCCGGCGGAGGGGGAGAGGCCGCGTGAGCCTAGCCTACGTCGCTCTGGGAAGTAACCTGGAGCAACCGGCTGACCAGATCAGGGCCGCGCTCGCGGCCCTTGCCGCTCTTGACGGCAGCCAGCTGCTCAGCCATTCCTCGCTCTACCTCACCACGCCGGTGGGTTATCTCGACCAGCCCGACTTCATCAATGCCGTTGCCCTGCTGGAAACCGCGCTGACGCCTTATCAGCTACTGGATGCGCTGATGCAGATCGAGGCCGGTTTCGGCCGCGAACGCAGCTTCCGCAACGCACCGCGGTTGCTGGATCTGGACGTTTTGTTGTATCAGGACACCGTACTGGACGACCCGCAACTGCTGTTGCCGCATCCGCGCATGCACCAGCGGGCCTTTGTCATGGTACCGTTGGCGGAAATTGCCCCCGGCCAGCAGGTGGGGGAACACGGTCTGGCCGCCGACATTGCTGCTGCACTGGATTGTGCCGGCGTGGTGCGGCTGGAGTCGTCTGCTCAGCCAAGGAGACAAGCATGAGTCAGAGTCATTTGCGCTATGTGGTGGTGGAAGGGCCGATCGGTTCCGGCAAATCGGCGCTGGCGC is from Aquitalea aquatilis and encodes:
- the pcnB gene encoding polynucleotide adenylyltransferase PcnB, with translation MIRKLIRKVLELPSGMGKRRSKPRVIPLSQHGVRRDQLSNAALKVTSRLQEAGFSAFVVGGAVRDLLLDVSPKDFDVATNATPEQVHHLFRRSRIIGRRFRIVHVMVGPETIEVTTFRGGGIDDQNESGRIMADNTFGSQEEDAHRRDFTVNALFFDPSDESIIDYHHGVKDLKAKRLVMIGQPARRYQEDPVRMLRAVRLAAKLGFEIDDDTRKPIRAHAHLLRKEPPARLFDEMLKLLMSGHAYACLKKLRDEGLSRGVFPLLDAVMGEDGDDLFLQLGLQSTDARIRADKPVSVGFLLATLLWQQVNQHWQQHIAAGEKPLPALQLAISDVENEQDNDFAIPRRFSVTMREIWTLQARFDSRSGARPYRFLEQPRFRAAFDFMALRAEAGELPLSLVEWWEAFQRGDQAEREALINDAKNSGEEEPAKKRRRRRPSGRRRTDQAGGGGEAA
- the folK gene encoding 2-amino-4-hydroxy-6-hydroxymethyldihydropteridine diphosphokinase, which translates into the protein MSLAYVALGSNLEQPADQIRAALAALAALDGSQLLSHSSLYLTTPVGYLDQPDFINAVALLETALTPYQLLDALMQIEAGFGRERSFRNAPRLLDLDVLLYQDTVLDDPQLLLPHPRMHQRAFVMVPLAEIAPGQQVGEHGLAADIAAALDCAGVVRLESSAQPRRQA